From the genome of Candidatus Zixiibacteriota bacterium:
AGGAATGCACCGCTCCGCCATAGGCGATAAACTGGAAATCAACTCCGGCTGAACTCATCTCCTGCATGAAATCATCAATCTGTTTGTCAGGTACATGCGGATCAGCCGCGCCATGGCATACCAGTATTTTACACTTGATGTCTTCAGCATCGGAAGGATCCGGAGTATCGAGATTGCCGTGAAAACTTACGACCCCGGCGATATCAGCTCCTGAACGCGCCAGTTCGAGCACTGTACCGCCGCCGAAACAGTAACCTATTGCGGCGATATGGGAGTTATCACTGAGTTCATGTTCTCGCAGAACCTCCAGTCCGGCCAGAACCCGGTTGCGCATAAGCTCCCGGTCGGAACGATATATACCGGCCTGCCGGGAAGCTTCCTGGGCGGTTTGCGGGCGAATCCCCTTGCCGTACATATCGACGGCGAAAGCGATATAGCCCATTTCCGCAAGTTGCCGTGTTCTCATTTTGGCATAGTCATTTAGACCCGTCCATTCATGCACAACCACTACACCCGGGTGTTCACCCTCGACGCTGTCATCGTAGGCCATATACCCGAGAAGGCTGGTGCCACCATGGTTGTATTCGACATCTTCGGTGATTATCTCGGCTTGAAGGGTAACAGCGAAGAACAGAACAGATATAACTATAAAAATTCTCATCTTATTCCTCCATTTTTTTATTAATTGCGCGAGGCGCTTTATTTTCTAAAGCGTAGAACAAACATTCGAGACGGTTGGTTCAGTGACACGGCAAAATGCATTTTCAATGTGAGTATCAGTTATGATATGAATATGCCAAATATCTTGACTATATTCGTCTTTAGGCTATTTTAGGTAAGGATTCAAATAAAAATTTCACTCAGGATATAATATATCCAGCATTGATCATTATCGCACAAACCTGTCCGGTTTCCAGCGCTTTGATCTATGTCGATTTATGTACCTGCAATATTTTTTGTTATAACTATCAGGAGGTTCTTACCAATGAAATTTACCATTATTGCAAGAGCCATGTTGTTTCTGGCTGTGATTATCGTGTTCGTTTCTTCAACCGCTCTTTGCGAGGATGACGGTATCCCGATCTGGGGACGTAAGGATGTCAGTTTCGAAAAGGGACAGCTTCCGCGCTGGCGTGAAGATGGCAGGCCCTACGACCCGAATCAATCATTAACTCCGATGATGATAGTGGCTGATCAGGCACCACCTGACAAAGATATGCCGACTATGGGTCTGGTCGCTTCACCCCCGGAATATGATTCATGCCGGGGAGTGTTGTTCGAGTACAATTCTGCCGGGTGGCCGACTGTGGTTACAGATCTTGTGGTAGCACTCACCTCTGATCCGGGACACAGCGAGATAGCTTACGTGGTCTGCCAAAATACAACCCAGATGAGTTACGCCCAGTCAGCATTTACCGCGGGTGGTGCGGATATGGGCAAGGTCGAATTTATAATCGAACCGACCAACGCTCTCTGGATTCGCGACTACGGCCCGCATTTTATCTGGCAGGACAGCACCCTGCAGATCGTCAACAGCCAGTACTACCCGACTCGCCCGCTGGACAATTTTATCCCCGCTCTTCTGGCACAAAACCATTTTAATATCAACAGCTACGCTATGGGGCTGTACTATTCGGGCGGTAACTTCCAGCCGGGGCCTAACCGGAGCGGGTTCGTGACAGCTCTGGTGAATCTTGATAATCCGGGTTCTGAAGGTTTCGATCTAGACTTCATTGCCGAACTTTACAACACATATCAGGGGATCGACAGCCTGCATATCATGCCCCAGCTTCCGTTTTCTGTCGATGGCACAGGTCATATCGATATGTGGTTTTACATTGTCAACGACAGTACTGTGATCATATCCGAATTTCTGGCAGGCTCCGACCCGCAGGCGATCTCGGTGACCGAGAATTCCGTTCCGTATATGGAATCATTGGGCTACACAGTTTATCGCACCCCCGCCTGGAATGCCCGTCACCCGCAAAACAATTACAACACGCACTGGACTTACACCAATGCCCTGCGTGTCAATGACCGTATATTTGTTCCCGCTTTCGGACCGGGCTGGCATGACTACGACGATGAAGATTCGATTGCGCTCGAGGTCTGGGAGACAGCAGCCGGTCCGGATGTCGAGATCGTGCCGATCAACTGCTACCCGATCATCTGGGCGGCGGGCGCGATCCATTGCATTACCATGCAGGTTCCGCTCTATGAACACATGGCTCCTTCGGCCTGTGTGCTGTGGCCCGACGGCGGGCAGTTATTTGTAAGCGGTGATACGGAAACAATCCGCTGGGAAGCGTCCGATACCGACAATAACGACCTGTCCGAAGCCGTGCTGTACTACTCGTCTGATGATGGAGCTTCCTATGAGTTAATTGATACAGTGCCAGATAATGGTACGTACGACTGGACAGTGCCCGAACTGGTGACTGATTCCGCGCTGGTCAAGGTTGTCGCTGTCAGCTTCGATCTCGACCAGTACGAGGCTGTCAGCGCCGGGGTTTTCTCGATTGCACCGGCCGATCAGTTCGTCTATGATTTCGCAAGCGGTGCCGGCGTGGATCGATTCTGCTATGGATATCACACCTATAACTGGTCACAAATCGAAGGCAACCGCACACCGGTAACCGGCGAGGTCACCAGCACCTCTTACGACCGTATGTCGGCTTCGGATGCGACCGGCAACGATTACGATCTCAATCGCTATATAACTCCCGACCCCTCCAATAATTTTGAATCGACCCATATCTTCGAGTTCACTATCGCCGAAGCCCCAGCCGAAATCGCCAATATTGAGGTATTCTGGGAGGGCTATTCTGATAACTGCGCCATGATGGAAATGTATGTCTGGGATTATACCGCCTCGAACTGGTGCGATGGTGATGGGCTTTTCAGCCAGAATCGTTTCATGGACAACTGGGCCGGAAATGCTGATGGTTACCTGGAAAAACATATCCGTTCAGATTTC
Proteins encoded in this window:
- a CDS encoding dienelactone hydrolase family protein — translated: MRIFIVISVLFFAVTLQAEIITEDVEYNHGGTSLLGYMAYDDSVEGEHPGVVVVHEWTGLNDYAKMRTRQLAEMGYIAFAVDMYGKGIRPQTAQEASRQAGIYRSDRELMRNRVLAGLEVLREHELSDNSHIAAIGYCFGGGTVLELARSGADIAGVVSFHGNLDTPDPSDAEDIKCKILVCHGAADPHVPDKQIDDFMQEMSSAGVDFQFIAYGGAVHS